TGATAGAAAGTTTGCGTCTATTATCTTAATCAATCTTTttgtaaactttttttaatttataaaaaatagttatgaaAACACAATCATAATAGAAATCAACAAGTACCACCATGATTTTAGACCAtgcagtatttttttataaagttgtGTATATGGAAAGAGTCTTCAACAATAGTCTCTCTACCTTTTTAcgtcaaattaaaagaaatattgttTGTAGCTTCGAGTAGATTCAGAGTTCAGAAATTTAAAACCAAACAAACATGCATTATAGGTATGAGGTTGGTTAcactatttacattttacagACTTATGTAAATTACCCAAAATTATATTCgttattattttaagttatgTGGAGCTAGCCGGCCGGACTAACATTTCTGAACATCGAACAGGTGCACTTTTCGTAATCCTTAGTCAAGCTCCAAGTTTGAAGATGCTTGGACTGTTACAGGTGGTTTTCCTCGTTCCAACTCAAAAACTCCGTTTTATCTGCTTTGACTTTTGAGTTGCATATATGTTCATTTTCAATCATTTCTCCtaggaaaaaatgaaatgaattttttcataaattaaaattagtttttgattagttaatttataaatattttttcattttttagagaaattaaatgaaaaaacttcaataaattaattaatgtgagagctaattttaacttattgaaaaaaatatattttatttttcatagaagTAGTTCAGAAGTTTACATCCAAGGAGACCCTTAGATACTTTTGGTGTTACTTTCCAATAAAAAGTTGgaatttatggataaaaaattaaaattgaatttttatctcGATAACAGGTATTAAACATTGGCATTTAAAGTTGAGCTGATTTCTGAAGCGAAACTTTAGTTGTGATTGGAAAATAACACCAAAAATTCTAAGTTTTGTCATTTATAAAATGTAACATTAAGTCTACAATTAAATTCCTTGACTTGCATACTTTAGCCATATGCTTGCTTTTTGAAAGCTATCATTTCATGAAGGGTTTTGCTGCTGGTTTGATGTTGAGTATATCATTCTTTGATCTGACTCATAATGCCTTGAACTCACTTGGCTTCTTGAGAGGCAACCTTTGGGTATGTTGTGTTCTTCACTCTTCAGTATAATTCAATTAATCTAATAAGTTCTCTCATATTCTGACCATAAacttttgtcttctttttctctAGTTTTTTGCTGGTGTCATATTCTTTGCTGTTGTTGCCAAATTTATACCAGAACCAACAGTTGCTCCTCCCACTTCAGATGAAAAGGTAAAAAGGTTTTAATGAACGTTTTCCTGCCAATTGAATCACTGTTTGTGCATTTTCAAAATGGCATTGCAGTTGCTATGTTGTTTTCAACATAGATACAAATTCTGATAATGTTATAACACTTGAAAATAGAAAGTTGGGAAAGAAGGAAACAAAGGCATTATGAAAAGGCGTCGCCGTCAAGTTTTAATCAGTGGAGTTGTTACAGCCATAGGTATAACTGTATGAACACTTTCCAATAGAGTGGAGGAAATTAGAATTTTGTTTCTCATCTTCtaagttgatttttaattttcattttgattttatccCAGGTATAAGTTTGCATAATTTTCCAGAAGGAATGGCAGTGTACCTTGGATCCATGAAGGTACTCCTTCTGTCAAAAACTTTAGCTGGTAacttattagaattttttaatgaGAGGTCATTTATATCCATATTGACAATAACATGTCTAATATGGATCAGCTGCTTCTGTCATTAATTGGCGAAGCATTACTTTTATACTTTCTAAAATGTTTGTTAATGTCTTTTCAATTTGATGATTTTGTCATGCTTCTTTTAATAGGGCATTCGTGTTGGTCTTAACCTTGCACTGGCCATTGCTCTGCACAATATCCCAGAGGTATAAATTTTGGTCATGTGGCAAAGCCCTTTAGACTATATgctataattttatttggtgAAAATATAACAATAACAGAAAACCGTCActccttataaaattttatgcctTTTCTCTGAatattttagtttcattttgttttgtttttattgtaaattttttcctCCACATAAACAATAACAATCTGCTTTCCAGGGTGTTGCTGTTGCACTTCCTGTCTATTTTGCGACACAGAGGTAAGAACCTTAGTGAGCTCCTGTTGTTTTAGCCTTTCGTTTGAcataatgtcatttttttttggtcggCAAGTCATTCTTTGTAATAACATCTGGAACTATTTATTGATCTTAAATCTATGGTTGGTGTTGTTTGTTATGTTTATATAACATGAGTTATACCAATAActacaaatttgaaaaataactattttttttattccatttcTGAATGCATGTGTTGTAGCAAATGGGAGGCATTCAAATTGGCATCACTTTCTGGCTTTGCTGAGCCACTGGGCGTTGTAATTGTAGGTATATGATATGCTTCGCACCATATAACTAATTTGGTATATTAACAATAATGAAGCGTAATAttcacaacacaaaaacatgctTAAGGTTAGGTGAGGCATGCATGGTACAACATTGCACATTGGATCCCTTTCTCTCTCAATTTCAGAGTTGATTTAATGGTTTTCAACTTTTCATGCGcatagatatatatttttaacacaCTTTTACATTGGTAAAGTTGAATTTACTGCGAcgatttttcttccttctttgtaGCCTGTTTATTCCCTACCAGCCTAAATCCCGAGATTCTTGAAGGTATCCTTGGATCAGGTTAGCACTAATACAATTTCTAGAACTCACAATTTGTTTTTGGGTacattgttatgtatattttgATTAACAGTTGGTGGAGTCATGGCTTTTCTAACCCTTCATGAAATGCTGCCACTGGCTTTTGAGTATGCGGGACAAAAACAATCTGTTAAGGCAGTCTTTTGTGGAATGGCTTTCATGTCTGCAAGGTAATAAAATCCTCATtgctaatataataaaatactctTAGAACCAATGCTACTACCATTTGCTTTTTGTTGTTACTTTGGTACGTAACTATTTAATGCATTACAAggtgataaaatttaatattggtGGATGTGCAGCTTGTATTTTCTACGTATTAGCTTACCAGAGGACATGTAGATGGGAactatctctttcttttctgaatGAGATGCATTCAGACGTGAAACTTGTAAGATGCCAGCATTAATGTACAACAGTCAATAGAGGATGACAGTAAAACATGAAGGTTGGATTCATTTCACCTGTGTAATTATGGCTCCCCCTTGTATAAGTATGTACAGACAAAAGGAACTTACAATTTCATGTTGTTCTGTTATCTTTTAATTTCACAATTTGTGTATGTTTACTTTATTTACTAGTTTTTAAACTCCTGCAACACACCTTATAAATTTccgttgataaaaaaaatctcttttaaaaaggtatatataaaaaaatcattttacgacaattttttatatctttgcTTCCTCTATTTCACACATTTATAATTCAAAGGGACATGTAAGAAAGTATGCCACTTAGTCACATTCCAAACCAGCTTAGTGATAATTAATGGAATGTAGATTAGTTGGTTGAACAAAAATGTGCTAGTTATTATAAATCTCATTTAATATTGTCTTTGATTTttacgaagaaaaaaaatatctatgtaAGTATTAATATGATTATTGTGCATGTAATCACACATTTAACCAATGCATCAGTATACCAATTTTCtaccaaaattaataatagatcTACTTTCTAAACAACAGCTTGTAAACTCTTTTGAAATCTGATGTTTGTATATCTTGAAACCAAGCATCTTTATCAGAAGCATGCTACATCATTGAGCCATTTAGGTTTCCTAAGGATATATGTTTGAATTGAGTGAAAATGATGAAATGCACTTGAAtgtaataaaatgatattaccTCCCATCCTTTATATAAACAACGTtgtacaaaaataaagaaagtaaTGATCACTTTTAATACTACCATAAATTTGATTCAAAGAAAATTTCACAAACACCTTCTAAGCAATGAACAGATTTACATCAGAATTCCCTTTACATGTCCAATAATGAACAGATCAAcatcaaaattttagaatttaaaaaatcataagaatTAAAGCATTTCTATCGTCAGTAACAAATCTCAGCAGTGGTGCTTGCCGAAGAAAAATGTGGTGGTGGGCTGATTGGATTCTGAACAAAGGTATGGCGAGCTTCATGTCGATCACGCATGTGCAGACCTCCATTAGCTTGACGCACGTGCGAACCGAGTTGATGGTGAGGTTCACGTTCTTCAAACGTTGCGAGCCTCGATGAAGGCGCCAAGCGAGGAGAGGAGCAGGCGTGCGATGTGTTGGAGTGGGTGCACGATGTGCTACAAACCCATCAAAACCATATCCATCGTCGTTGGTTTCTACCATGCACAACTTCCTCGTTCTTGATCCTCCCTTGCTTCTAGCTTCTATGCTCAATTGTAATTGCGTCAAAACCCTAGTGAAGAAGATTGCTCCCGTTGTTGATGTGCTATATGAGACGGTGAAGGAGAAGACGAATGTGGTTTCGAGTTTTGAGGAGCACATGTCTTCCCATTGTCGAAGCACAACGGCCTGTggcttttagatttaaaagtcGAAGAAAGGAACAAGACTCAACCCTAAGTCCCTAACTGTCTTCTCAAAACAACAACGTTTTTTAACTTCctcatgttatattttttgtattaaaaatgtTGAGACAGGTCACATGACAAGTCAGTTGCTAGTGTGTTAAGCATTTTTATGACATGGCACCATATGTGAATAGCTTATGTGTCATGTTAATAGACACTACTGATAACATGGAGTAaacataaaagtttttaaatatcaagaatcaaatagaaataaaaaatattatttgaaaataaatacaaaaaattaatatttattaaaaattattaatatatttaagccttattTAAAATACGATGAAATATAGTAGaacttcatcattttttttagtcaataccttcttcttctttttttcctcctGAATTTGAGAGTATGAAATGAAATCATTTTTCTAATTACTACACtataaaaaaactgaaacataAACACTTCAtcctattttatgttatttcaaTACCTTATGTCGTCTACCAACAAAAATCCAAATCCCACAAGATTCGGTTATGAATTCGGGTTCTCTTATGAATTCGGTTTTTGTGGAACACACTGAGGACCATGAAACCCAAACGGAAAACTTGGTATTCTCCAGTGGCCCAGTCACTCTGAAATGAATATAACCGGTAACCCATGATACACGATTCGGTTATGAATTCAGGTTCTCTTATGAATATGGACTTTTCAGTAATGATACTTTCCTATTAGAATGCCGGCTCCAATttcaatttaacaaaaataattagaatttttcgaaataaaaatacaattcattttgtaatataaaaaaCGAAAGCTTTTAATAATCGTAATCAGtggattgttttttaaataatttgactgtatctttatttatgaatttcttTTCACCCTTACCAAAATCCACTAATGGTCATTAActcattattaaaaataaaatactttttctgAGTCTGAGTATTACGTACAGTAAAGAAGTGCCGTTACACACAAAATAGGATACAACATCGTAGGTTCAAATATTtctcattaattttaatatttaacttaGAGTTTGCGTCTAATTTGATTCATACCATACAGCTATATATAATTAGTGGTTTTTGAATTATCATATTTGAACTATtccttcttaattttaaaaaattaaattaaagttataGAAAGTAGACATACATTTTTTAGAAAGTAAGAGGAAAAATATTAGCTAGATTATTACTTATAGGACTCATTAGAGTTAGTATAAAAGTATCGTAGTAGAAAATTGATGCAAgtttttttatgatgaaaaaCATGGTTGCTAGCATATACTTTAGATGATTTTATTAAGCGATTTGATTTACTCATCTCTCTTATAAAACTCACTATTGAGCTTAAAGCATTGTTATGAATAGTTCTACATTTAACTAATAGACAATGAAAATCATAACTTTGTGAAGTGTTGTTGTGAATTCATAAAGAcaccaaaattttaccttatgCAAAATGATAAGTGGCTACAGAAAGTAGAAAACcatatttatttaagtgtttttattttaaaggtgtATTTGATTTGCTAAAAAGacataacaaacaaaataacattGGACAAGTAGTTGAATCACATTACAACTTTTTATACTGTACGTTATTTGGTGTTCGATGCAcagtataaataattttgtgttgTATCTTATTTGATGTATTTGTGTATtagacaaaataatataaattttactataataCCCTTTGTAATGTACAATGTTTGGTTTGTCCGCTTCTTCGAAGTCCATTATCTCCTCTGTCTAGTGCCACTGGTCGTCGTCGCAAGTGGAAGTAAACACCGCCATTAGTTCCGTGTGGATCTTCTCTTCCACAGCGAGGTGGTTAATGATGAACCAGAAGAACCAGGTTAGTGCCATCAACGATGTGTCCCTACCGGCAAGGAAGAAGTTCAGCACGATTTGTCGCAGCGCGGTGACACTCAGTGATTTTTTGGCGTTGTCGCACTTCTTTATGAAGGAGAGGATAGTGACGTTGGAGGGGGAGTACGATGTGGGGGAACGGATCGAGATGACACCAAATTGGGAGTCGCAAGTGACGTTCACGAAGCCAAAGTTGTTGGTGGCGTGACTAGTGATTTGAAGGAGCGTGATGATAAGCTTGTCGAAGGGGTGGGGAGGGTGCGAAGGTTAGACCAGGAGAGGAATTGGAGGAGGACATGGTAACGAAGGATGTTGGCAAGGACAGTCAAGGAGAACTGGTTGTCGGCAAAAAGGTAGGAGTTGAGGACGATGAGAATGGAGAGGGAAGATGAGAGATCCGTTATGAGGGGCATGGCAGAGGTGAGGAGAGAGGTGAATAAggataatattatatttctacTTTTGTTAGACATTGAACAAGAAGTCTTACCGGGATTTAGTGAGTTATAAGTTTTTAGGTATTTGTCAAgtccatcattttttttttattttgtactatTCCTCAATCAGTTTTTAAATCaaatgtttataaatattttttttgttatccaatctcttatttttttagcgAATCAAATGCACTCTAAGttagcataaaaaaaataaaattattaaatcaaactaattcaaataaatttcaattgtttttttttctctttctagaaACTCAAATTAAACGGAATTGGGGAcctgtttgaaaaaaaaaacaattttttttataactgaaGGAGTAAtaaggttaaattgtttttgcataagttatagattttttttaattcataaactaTCTTGAAGAGCTTATTGAGATAGGCTGAACGTATTATACAAACTTTTCATAACACGTCcttatatcataaaataattcgAAATAAGTCGTACATAGGCTCTTTCAAGCGAATCCATGTTAGATCTACACAAGCTTttctcacacacacaaaaaaaagatcCACAcaagcttttaattttatcttaatctttttttaaggcatctttattaatctttattaatATTCATATTCTATATTTGGTCTCTTAAATATTTCTctcttattatattataaaaaattatcaacgaATGTCTTTAACTTGATGAAGTAACATTTACGACATTTTATCAATTGCATTcaattacttaaaataattttttatcattattatataataaatgaattttagtAAACACTCTACATTTTCCCTTAAGGATGCAGGTTAATTAAGAATGCTTGTTAGAAAATATGTACATCACTGTCATTTAGACTTAAAAAAGATCCACATTTTAAATAACTTTCGAAGTTTTCCTTtcgtgttaattttttttccttttcttgttcCCCACATATTAATTCtcttaaataattgttttaatttttatgctaatttaCCTAAATATTATACTGTCAAATTAAActctttcatattattatttcaatttatataaaaaattattcttctttcctaaatctcaattttgtttagttgtttcttcttttttatctaatcataaatatatttctaataatttatttatctatgaaaaatgattttaattttttagatttatatatatatatatatatatatatatatacacacacacacacacacacgataTTCATCATACTTACTCAATAATGATTGATTACAATGAAAGTTAAATTTGACCtgtaataataatgtaaatattgCGCATATTACTCTGAAAAAGCTTTACCAAACCAACAACCACATCCTGAGGCTTTGTCTTCAATTATGCTACGCGCATATCTAGCTAGTGAAATATAccaaaataatatgattttttgtattgaaaaaaatgtgagaaagaggatgatatctctcaATCCTATTAATAGGGCTTTATTGGTACTTCGAGGATTAGAGGATTACTACACGAAtctaaattaaacaattttattcaatCACATTTGCTCAAACTAACAATAGGAGTTAAGGGATCAATCTCTTTGAGGAAGAGATGTCTACCAAGCAAGATTTTGAATGATACTTATAAACTTTCAATTAACTTTCAgttcataatttataatttcaattagcttataaattaattttaccaaaCATATCATCAACGAACTTTATTA
Above is a window of Glycine soja cultivar W05 chromosome 12, ASM419377v2, whole genome shotgun sequence DNA encoding:
- the LOC114377991 gene encoding zinc transporter ZTP29-like codes for the protein MDSQVLLGVALSSVGGFSTSIGALFVILSQAPSLKMLGLLQGFAAGLMLSISFFDLTHNALNSLGFLRGNLWFFAGVIFFAVVAKFIPEPTVAPPTSDEKKVGKEGNKGIMKRRRRQVLISGVVTAIGISLHNFPEGMAVYLGSMKGIRVGLNLALAIALHNIPEGVAVALPVYFATQSKWEAFKLASLSGFAEPLGVVIVACLFPTSLNPEILEGILGSVGGVMAFLTLHEMLPLAFEYAGQKQSVKAVFCGMAFMSASLYFLRISLPEDM